One window of Novipirellula aureliae genomic DNA carries:
- a CDS encoding aminotransferase class V-fold PLP-dependent enzyme, translated as MENIKNWQNGVENDPWQWWRGLMPITESFAYFDHGAVGALSFPAVLAIENYARQASTLGDTVWPEWAAANEGLRKNTASLMNCHEDAVCLIPNTSTGINYVAEGWDWKPGDNVVIPEGEFPSNLFPWKNQEAKGVELRIVPRRKLPSGEAGEVRIADLVEAMDESTKMVAASWVGYATGYRLDIDELVRAAHNRGVLVFLDAIQGLGVYPLDLAKTPVDFLAADGHKWLLGPEGAGVAMIRTEHLPKLRLRNIGWGSVRNSCDFSAPTMDLKDEAARYESGSANMVGLAALSASMQIFLLVQKHHGRDAIEKRVVSLTDELDQMLKALGVTTSIADQRSNRSGILNFSLAGVEPTTIRSRGLERNVVLSCRGTGVRASVHAYNNRDDMNRLVDLVKACLPR; from the coding sequence ATGGAAAATATCAAAAATTGGCAAAATGGTGTTGAAAACGATCCTTGGCAGTGGTGGCGAGGACTGATGCCGATCACCGAATCGTTCGCCTATTTCGACCATGGTGCGGTCGGAGCGTTGAGTTTTCCAGCGGTTTTGGCAATCGAAAACTACGCTCGGCAAGCGTCGACGCTTGGCGATACCGTGTGGCCCGAGTGGGCTGCAGCAAATGAGGGGCTGCGAAAAAATACCGCATCTTTAATGAATTGTCACGAAGATGCGGTCTGTTTGATCCCCAATACGTCGACCGGTATCAACTATGTCGCCGAGGGTTGGGATTGGAAACCGGGAGACAACGTGGTCATCCCCGAAGGCGAATTCCCCAGCAACCTGTTCCCCTGGAAAAACCAAGAAGCAAAAGGGGTTGAACTTCGCATCGTTCCGCGGCGAAAATTGCCCAGTGGCGAAGCGGGGGAAGTGCGGATTGCCGACTTGGTCGAGGCGATGGATGAATCAACAAAGATGGTGGCCGCGAGCTGGGTGGGTTATGCGACCGGTTACCGATTGGATATCGACGAGTTGGTTCGTGCAGCCCACAATCGCGGTGTATTGGTGTTCCTCGATGCAATTCAAGGATTAGGAGTCTACCCGCTCGATTTAGCAAAAACGCCCGTCGATTTCCTCGCGGCTGATGGCCATAAGTGGCTGCTCGGCCCCGAGGGCGCAGGCGTCGCGATGATTCGCACGGAGCATTTGCCGAAGCTTCGCCTTCGCAATATTGGATGGGGAAGCGTTCGGAATTCGTGCGATTTTTCCGCCCCTACGATGGACTTGAAAGACGAAGCCGCACGCTACGAATCCGGGTCTGCCAACATGGTCGGGCTCGCCGCGCTTTCGGCAAGCATGCAGATCTTCTTGCTAGTCCAAAAGCATCACGGACGTGACGCAATCGAAAAGCGTGTCGTTTCGCTTACCGATGAGTTAGACCAAATGCTAAAGGCGTTGGGAGTGACCACATCGATTGCCGATCAACGATCCAACCGAAGCGGTATATTGAATTTCAGCTTGGCGGGGGTCGAGCCGACCACGATTCGCAGTCGCGGTCTCGAGCGAAACGTGGTCCTGAGTTGCCGAGGCACGGGAGTGAGGGCAAGCGTCCATGCGTACAATAACCGAGACGATATGAACCGTCTCGTCGATCTGGTCAAGGCATGCCTGCCTAGGTAG
- a CDS encoding 3-keto-disaccharide hydrolase yields MNTLLRFAILPVGLIVFGLTAFAQSPDRSQSVAASQPTGEWISLFNGKDLSGWIPKIRFFKLGENHANTFRVEDGLLKVRYDGYEAFDQKFGHLFYEKPFSNYRFRVEYRFVGDQCKDGPGWATRNSGVMIHGEAPEKMEIDQRFPVSIEVQLLGGNGTDDRTTANLCTPGTNVVKDGKLYKPHIFNSTSKTYHGEQWVTVEIEVHGNRLIKHLIDGETVLEYTQPQLDPSDPMFEHLKNDPQTPKDLMLHGGSISLQSESHPIDFRKVEIMILDEVDSAADSTVAE; encoded by the coding sequence ATGAACACCCTTCTTCGCTTCGCTATATTGCCCGTCGGCCTCATCGTGTTTGGGTTGACGGCGTTTGCTCAATCGCCTGACCGAAGCCAATCTGTTGCCGCATCGCAGCCGACTGGAGAGTGGATATCGTTATTCAATGGCAAAGACCTCAGCGGTTGGATTCCGAAAATTCGCTTTTTCAAACTTGGCGAGAATCATGCGAATACTTTCCGCGTCGAAGATGGGCTGCTAAAAGTTCGCTATGACGGCTACGAAGCGTTCGACCAAAAGTTCGGGCATCTCTTTTATGAAAAACCCTTTTCGAACTATCGGTTTCGAGTCGAATATCGGTTTGTCGGAGACCAATGCAAAGATGGCCCAGGCTGGGCGACTCGCAACAGCGGGGTAATGATTCATGGCGAAGCACCTGAAAAGATGGAGATCGATCAACGTTTTCCTGTTTCGATCGAAGTCCAGCTGCTTGGCGGCAACGGAACCGATGATCGAACGACCGCGAACCTTTGCACTCCTGGAACCAACGTTGTCAAAGATGGGAAGCTTTATAAACCCCATATATTTAATTCGACTTCAAAAACCTACCATGGCGAGCAATGGGTGACGGTTGAAATCGAAGTTCATGGAAACCGTTTGATTAAACACCTCATCGATGGTGAGACCGTTCTCGAGTACACTCAGCCTCAACTCGATCCCAGCGATCCGATGTTCGAACACTTGAAAAACGATCCGCAAACTCCGAAAGACTTGATGCTTCATGGTGGCTCCATCTCGCTGCAATCCGAAAGCCATCCCATTGACTTTCGCAAAGTCGAAATCATGATTCTCGACGAAGTTGATTCGGCTGCTGACAGTACGGTCGCTGAATGA
- a CDS encoding carboxypeptidase-like regulatory domain-containing protein, translating to MSLFKSFVLIWLAILSSFCLGCSGASSDKTLVPVSGVVHVDDEPASGVTVTVHPLSGSGAVSSATTLDDGSFQISTYELNDGVPPGVYKATFAWGQFDLMSRTQVGDRLDGRYASADDSTIEWTIDGGSPVDVGIIKLRK from the coding sequence ATGAGCTTATTCAAATCGTTTGTCCTGATTTGGCTTGCCATTCTGAGCAGCTTCTGTCTCGGATGCTCAGGTGCAAGCTCTGACAAAACACTTGTTCCTGTTTCGGGGGTTGTCCATGTCGACGATGAACCGGCAAGCGGGGTCACGGTAACGGTGCATCCCCTGTCCGGCAGCGGTGCGGTGTCATCGGCAACGACACTCGATGACGGCAGCTTTCAAATCTCCACTTACGAACTGAATGACGGGGTACCACCGGGCGTCTACAAGGCGACGTTTGCATGGGGGCAATTTGACCTCATGTCCCGAACGCAAGTGGGGGATCGACTGGACGGTCGCTACGCTTCTGCAGACGATTCCACCATTGAGTGGACGATCGATGGAGGGTCCCCTGTCGATGTCGGTATCATCAAATTAAGGAAATAG
- a CDS encoding YkgJ family cysteine cluster protein, producing the protein MAKKHSKAKKETDKWYQDGLRFECTQCGDCCSGAPGFVWVEEDEIDAMADSMDLDIDSFEYRFVRQVGRNKSLKEYPDGDCILLDPDTRKCSVYDARPTQCRTWPFWDSNLATKQEWKETCKVCPGSGTGKLISFEEIEIQRKKKSV; encoded by the coding sequence TTGGCAAAGAAACATTCGAAAGCGAAGAAGGAAACGGACAAGTGGTACCAAGACGGACTGCGATTCGAATGCACTCAGTGCGGCGATTGTTGCAGCGGAGCACCTGGTTTCGTTTGGGTCGAGGAAGACGAGATCGATGCGATGGCCGATTCGATGGATCTCGACATCGATTCGTTTGAGTATCGGTTTGTCCGCCAAGTTGGCCGCAACAAAAGCCTGAAAGAGTACCCTGATGGCGATTGCATTCTGCTCGATCCCGATACCCGAAAATGCAGTGTCTATGACGCTCGCCCCACTCAATGTCGAACGTGGCCGTTTTGGGATAGCAACCTAGCGACTAAGCAGGAGTGGAAAGAGACCTGCAAGGTGTGCCCGGGATCAGGAACAGGCAAATTGATTTCGTTCGAGGAAATTGAGATCCAAAGGAAAAAGAAATCCGTGTGA